The genomic segment ATTTCTCTTTACTTAGGTCAAAAACCAACAGGCTATTAGTGAATTCTCCACCTTCATTCTCTGTATAGGAAATCCAATGAATAGCCCCACTTAAATAGACACTAGTATAGACATACTCAATAATTTTACAATGAATCTTTGAGTTGACTGTTTTCCACAAACCAGTACTTAAACTATAGACCTCAACTTTAGAAGGCAGTACTGTATTAGCTTCATGATCGTCATGCAAATAGGCTATCCTCACCACTTTATGATCATGAGTTTTCTGATCAAACCCAAATCCAAGGCAGATGTGAGGGCCGTATGAACCAAACTGAACATGAGTAGGCTTAGGAAGGGTGATACTTCTGCGAATGGCTGGGTTCCAGAGAATGATAGTATATGTTTTTCCCTTGAAATCATCAGAGAGGCAAAATAGACCATTGCAGAAACCCACAACTCTAAAGTGGTGCCCGGACCTAGTCTTGAAAGGAAATTTGAGTTCTTTAACAAGGGTCAGATTTTCAGTTTTTGAAGGTCAAAGTAGACAGAGTAGTATTCTTGTTCTTGGTTCTTGGGTTCGAAGGAGAAGTGGCGAAGGAGGATAAGGGGATTGGCACAAGAAGTGATCGATAGGGAGTGAGATAAGTAAGAGGAGATGAAATGAGGAGAAGAAATGAGAGAACACCATTGCTTCGATACACACCTAAATCGTAAAAGGCTTTCGACAGGCAGCCTGCAAAGGATTTCAGGCAGAACGCTATCAGGCAAATAGTCTGACATCCTACGCAGAAAAcacaaaaccctagcttttctGAAGGAAGATGACTATATGAATGCAGAAAGAAAAAAGCTCGAGTTCGTCAACTTTGTTAGCACAACATGAGAACTGAGAGAAGTTCACAGTTTATACCGATTATGGAGTACTACCAAACAAAAAACATAACACGTACTTTTTTTGGTATCAAatcagaaagaaaaagaaaaggcaaatAGTAACTACTTTGAGAAGTCAAATATTAGCCATTAATTTATAAGTTATTACTACGACCTTAGTCCTATTTTATGTGAGACAACTGAGAGTATAAAGGTCAAATTATTTAATCTTTTATATGTGAACTCGGAATATATATAGAATCTTCAaacaatttcaaataaaatttacgTGTTAAGAATTTAGTTAAATTGTATTAAATGTCACAATAATTCataattcaaatatttaaaaagaatattaaaaaagGGCGGACGAAGAAAAATTTCATAACTCTCTAAATACTCAGCTCAATCTTTTGCTAATCGGCAAACAAATTTATGCTCATAGGGAAGAAGGGTATGTCCATTACTTAAGCtcatctcttctttttttttaagaaaagaaatattgGAATGCCTATTGAATTCCTCTTTCTAACATTGTATTCTAACAAGGTTAATGCGATCAAGGATCAAGGACGCTTATGCAGATGATAAAGCGGAGATCAAACTCCCACTTATATCGTGAAAGTTGAGAATGTCAACCAACTGGTATACTATGAAACCCCTGGAGACCATATGTTGACTtgtattgttaaaaaaaataggatatAGGTATGTTTGTACTtaaatgtaaaattaattttttgataattatttatatgaagTTCCGACGCCATACCACCATTGAGAGATTATTAAAGAAGATATTAAGAAGTTATCTTCTATTTATATGTGCCAATAATCTAGAAATCTAAAAAGTGTAAACAAAATTGTTCCAATTATGTGTATCCATTCGCTCGCACTTAAGATTAACCATAACAGTTCTAGGGTATTGGTCCCCTGGAAAAAAATGTCAGCTCAATAGTTATTTCGAAGAAGGGTCAAAACTATCTTTGTACTATTGAATTTGTTTATCCTCCATCCACTTATTGGCTCCTAAAAACTCGCTTCTGTTATTACTCCTTATTTGGGTCGAGCTTTATTGGAGTTTTAGGTGATGATTTGTAGTTAAGTGATGTCATTCGTTTAAATCCAGCCGGAGATAATATGAGAAAGAGACATATTGGAGTTTTTGGGGCGGGTCGGATAGATTGGGTTGGGTCTTTTTTTAGAACAGTTATAAAGaattagtttgatgtgtttggCACGCAACAATCACGAGTTATAGCCTGTTTTGGCAAGCTTCTTGAAGTTTAAAAGCACTTAAAGAATTTGACACTTTTTTCTACTAAATAATTAGGAAAAAATCACGAGTTATAGCCTGTTTTGACAACCTTCTTGAGGACTAAAAGCATTTTCTTTCTCCGAAagctctttcttttcttttcttttttagattTATGGTGTTTGGCCAACAATAAAAAATGTTTAAGAGGAACAGTAGAAACAATTTTCTGTTGTTAGGGAGAAACTATAACTTTCAACTTTTTCCTAGAAGCAGAAGCAGTATCCTtatcataaatttatatttatcaAATGATCCCATATTAatttaacacatatatatctttcaattaaatggaaactatattttttttgttttggtttccaccatgtcttttctttttatttctttttttctatctcttccttttctttttccttttcctctttGGAATAATATGTCAACTATAAATGCAAGTTACTTCTCCCGTTTGTGTCCTCTATTTCTCCTCTTCCTCTCTTGAATAACAAAGTATTGCTAATAAAATGcaagttaatatttttttcacatAATATCAAGGGCTTTCATAATGAATCTTTAAATATTCTCTTTATGTAAATAATCCTACTACTAAAACGAGCCatgatattttcttttttcataatttgACGTTTAGAAACACTAAGATTGACCAAACACAATTTACTTATCAATTATTCAAGAAAATAGCTCGCGAACGAATTGGTCAATACACAAActgtttttctccaaaaatgctTTGTTAAAATTCAATTTCCACAAAACTGCTTAtcaaaataagtaatttttGATAGCTTATAGGCTCTTGGAGTTATATCAATTGACGAGCTAATAGAAGgtgtttttccttaaaaaagaAACTACTTAAGTAGAATTTAGATTCTTTCGTTTGACCAAATGAAATGGATAACGAAAAAAGATGATTTGTTCTTTTCCTATGCTCAGAAAGAAAGCTGAAGAATGGCTGtagcctttttctttcttgtactCAATACTTTGTGTTCATATTGCTCATCTTCCTTCCCAGAATAGCTAGGGCTTTGTTGTCTTCTCCATAAAAACTAGAAAAGATTTTGCAACAACGTCTGACTATTTGCATGATTGCTTGCTGCCTGAAATCCTTAGCAGGTTGCCTGCTGAAAGCCTTTTACGATTCAGGTGTGTATCGAAGCACTGATACTCTCTCTCATTTCTTCTCCTGGTTTCATCTCTGGTCATTCCACTTTTTTGACACGAAAAAgtatttggatgaaaatatccttaacaaaaaTACGAAAAAACTCTAAGAACGACTATTGGAGTTTGAAATTTCTACAAGTACTGACTCAGTCAGCACGAACTCGGTTCCATTTACCGTTAAAGCCAGAGCACCATTATCAATTTTGAGCAGGCTACTTTAGAGTTCAGTCACTTCTGCTTCATACACCCTAGGTCtttggtggagtgaagagaTGAGTCCATCCTTAAAAATTCTACCATCTCCATTAATTCTTTCATGCCAAATTTCTCGCATAGGTTGAAATCAAAGATTTTTCCAAAAAGAACCTTTTCTTGTTGCAAGTTCTCTTTacctttttttacttttggagGAACCTGGTTCCTCATTAATACCcacttttctcttcttttaggAAGAGGATTGAATGTCCTGATCCTCTCCTTCCTTCTCCGTTCGACTTTCATTACCCAGTTTTTCACGCTCGTTATCCTCAGACTTAATGTTAAGAGAGTTTTCCATCTTACCCACCACCTTTTTCTTAGAATTTCTTCTTATTAGAGGAGTTTCTTTTTTGTCCTCTTCTTCCTCATCATTGTGCTTTTCAACGGCATggcttctctctttctttcccactattttttttttcttactctcAATTCGATTGCATTGCTTATTTTGACTGAAAATGGCAGACAGTGATGCGAAGTTCCTTTCCTCCTACGCTTACGGGTTTTAGAAGGACCATGTGTGAGAGATTTTGGGGAGGATTCATTTGTATTTTGGTCAGAGGAGGATAAGTAATTTGAGGCTGAAGAGTTTGAGTCCATTTTGCTTTGGTTTGGAGAGGGTTGATGACACGAGGAAACACTTGGTAACAGGAGGGAGATGTAGAGAAGTTCAGACAAATTTGTGTAAAAGAGATACTTAAAGGTAAAGGCTATCGGTGTGAGGATTTTAGTGAATGGAGAGAGAGACAAGAAAGATGACTTGTAAGATGGCATAGGCGATGTTTTAGAAGAGGTGCAAGAAGAGGGAACGGGTCGGTTCAGGAAAGAGGTAATGATTCGTCGGAGACGTGATTTTGAAAGTTGTTTTGGTAAAAGGCGTATGACTTGATTGGTACATTCTGCAGTTCAAACACATACATGAGCGCTGAAAGGATTACTAACCTGAGACACAGAGACCAAGTCGCTGGACAAATTCTCGAGTGTATCAGGCAAAAGCTTTGAAGTGTACGCCATTGCTTGTGCTTACGCTATCCTAATTCTGTCATGCATATATACCTGGTTCTTTAATTTCGACACTTCCAGAATTTAGTTCTTCCTTTTTCTCACTAACAGCGCACACCCTCCTATGAAGGCTTCaaggggagaaaaaaaaattgaactagGATCTGTCACGACCAATCAACTAAATTAGCAGCATCCTTTCACTCTCACCAGCATGTAGGCAATATCACTGATTGGTTTTGGGAACCCAGACAAGTTTGGGTCCCTTATAATTGTAAAAATGATGAATCAAGCTCTTTTTAGCCCACATTGATAGCACATTTATTCTCCCTTTTTGAGATCCTTTCTTTTGAGGaccttttccttccatttttttctgAGAACCTTTCTTCTGAGGATCGGCTCCCCCTATTTTAACTCCTTTTTTGATAAAATTCTCGTTCTTCTGAAGAGTCTCAATCCGTGCTTTACATGCCTCCTTGTAGTGTCCTGCTTTCCCATAGTGAGTGCACAACTAATTTTCAGTTGTGGAGACATACTTGTTGTGTGGATTGTAGGgcattttccctttttcaaaGCCAAGCCCTTCTTTACCATTTTTTTTACTCTTGTATATGGAGGTAATCACATCAGAGGATCAAGTCCACTTGAGAGCTTTGTCAAGATCAAACTTGACACTTTTCAAATCCTTTTCTAGTAGCTCATTCTTCTCAATCACAGCAATGAGGTTTAGTTTTGCTATCTTAACTAATTTTCAAGCACTAGAAGAGTTTCACTTGCTTCACTTTTTCCCTTGAAAGACACTTTCATGCCTTCTCTCACTTGACTTTCCAACAAGATGTTTTGTTGGTTTGTCTCATAGATATATTTCTTcaattctgtcacgacccaaccctgtaggccgtgactagtgccttatctgggcacccaaacacacttatccaacgctatctcaatttatgtcaaacacatccaagtatataacgaagcgacaaggctatgtttcaaatttatgtaatttgcgaaaaaaatttcgacgtagtttcctttgttttacgagactatccaaaataaccacacgcacgaaataccaacaaaggccacacggagccaacaaaacatcatatatacataagcggaccggccgccgcgcgCGTGGGATCGTCCAAACACAACgaatacaaacacaaccgtacggaagtaggcctaacccacaaaacatgtccacggacctcaaACGGACAGAcgagaaccatatgacgggacggggccccgccgtgcccacgagcaaacaaatatatacaccatggacgaatatgtaccaaaggTAGGCTCCGGAATGCTAAGCACTCCAAGACCGGCGATGAAAATCCTAGGCGGCGGATCGCCAAAATAAtgtacgggcatgaaacgcggccccgacgaaagcgggggtcggtacggaatatgtgcgagtatgcaaagtagaaatATACAATATGTCAAATCGAGCCATAATCGAAGCGgaaatacagaaagtaagtacatatccaaaataccaaaacgtt from the Lycium ferocissimum isolate CSIRO_LF1 chromosome 11, AGI_CSIRO_Lferr_CH_V1, whole genome shotgun sequence genome contains:
- the LOC132038337 gene encoding F-box/kelch-repeat protein At3g06240-like, which translates into the protein MAYTSKLLPDTLENLSSDLVSVSQGKTYTIILWNPAIRRSITLPKPTHVQFGSYGPHICLGFGFDQKTHDHKVVRIAYLHDDHEANTVLPSKVEVYSLSTGLWKTVNSKIHCKIIEYVYTSVYLSGAIHWISYTENEGGEFTNSLLVFDLSKEKFSEIGLPQELVHVSPFDLSVRLCGGQISMIWFKKGCDCGESWDRCAVWVMNQYGELESWTKKFVVVLEGGISHVIGFTGNGESLVMDYNGDLLSYNPESMEWKDLDIHGAFFSFFLSKYAESLVLLDGSSGATVDPSDAEVVC